GGTTGCTCAGATCAAACCATCATCCTGGCTTGCGGTTGCGGGGGGGTCATCTCCATCTTCACTCCCGCCCGGACGGCCGCCGGCCCTGCAACTGCAAGGAGACGAGCAGTTCAGAGGCGGTTACATCTGTATTCAGATTTCAGCAGAGCATAAACACGTAGGAGGTTCAGATCATCTCTTGGCACAGatcagtgaagaagaagaagaagaagaagaagaaagagatcaGTTTCAGTCTTTTGTTTTCAGACCTTTGTATTTCCGTTAGAATGCTGCCACGGCCAGCCCGCCGCCGACGAACACcgcggtgaggaaaggatgatcgtTCATCAGCTTCCCTGCAGCCATCGTGATCAGATCAAAATATTTTCCACGCCGGCGCagtaagaagaagaggaggagtgcAGTGTGCTCTGCTCACCGAGCCTTCTGAGCGGGGGCACCCGCGCCGGCGCAGTGGAAGTgacggtggcggtggcgacggcgacgtCGAAGCGCAGGTAGCAGTCGAagccgacggcggcgccggccacgCCGTCGCGCCACGCGTCGAGGCCCCAGCAGCAGGTGTCCCCCGCCCGCGCCGACTGCCGGGGGCACCAGGACCACTCGCAGGTCTCCGCCACCCGCGCCGAGTACTGCACGCACCACGCGCACTCCGCCGCCGTGCGGTCCTGCGCGCACTGCGCCAGCACGCGCACCGTGCTGTTCTTCTTGTAGTCGCTCGCTGCGGCCGTCCAGTCCATGGCCACCAGCATCCTCGCGCTGGCGGGCGCGACCGGCCCCAGGCGCCACGCCAGGTCGGCGAGGCTCTGCAGCTCGGGGGACGAGCTGGTGGCGAGCGCGTCGGCGCCGGTGATG
The window above is part of the Triticum aestivum cultivar Chinese Spring chromosome 2A, IWGSC CS RefSeq v2.1, whole genome shotgun sequence genome. Proteins encoded here:
- the LOC123187768 gene encoding uncharacterized protein, giving the protein MAGSTPPFLLLLFVLVTAAAAAASDSGERPRVIPTLVQCHPPHAQADANASSAKNATAFQANVLSLLANLPAAAVPTGFASLRSAGVVGRDVAFVRGLCFGYATPSQCRACLAAAAKKLTDACGARGRRAGVWTDACFASYADTNPSSPSYDDFRARVITGADALATSSSPELQSLADLAWRLGPVAPASARMLVAMDWTAAASDYKKNSTVRVLAQCAQDRTAAECAWCVQYSARVAETCEWSWCPRQSARAGDTCCWGLDAWRDGVAGAAVGFDCYLRFDVAVATATVTSTAPARVPPLRRLGKLMNDHPFLTAVFVGGGLAVAAF